A genome region from Arachis duranensis cultivar V14167 chromosome 8, aradu.V14167.gnm2.J7QH, whole genome shotgun sequence includes the following:
- the LOC107460996 gene encoding uncharacterized protein LOC107460996 yields the protein MYPGTRLRGGPRGLSDHCPLIMEESRTFDGPRPFKSLDSWFTHEDFLRMVKEEWRELGDIQFLDKMKALSVPVRRWHKQHFGNIIERIRKFEEEIKKVDDMVSSGSYDGIVETRRRALVRCYEKWYVRQDIHWKQMSRAQHAKEMDRNTKYFHNIASARRRNNRIESLVINGRVIRNQARINVAIRDFYKRLYHQETSPAVSFRDGLVNRLEREEAEVLEVMPSVKEVKNAVWDCESSKAPGKDGYNMNFIKKCWGRLDRNSPQR from the coding sequence ATGTACCCGGGGACACGACTAAGAGGAGGTCCAAGAGGTTTATCGGATCACTGCCCGTTGATTATGGAGGAGAGCAGAACATTTGATGGCCCAAGACCTTTTAAAAGCCTGGACTCGTGGTTCACGCATGAAGACTTTCTAAGGATGGTGAAGGAAGAATGGAGGGAGTTAGGTGATATACAATTCCTAGACAAGATGAAAGCGCTGTCAGTTCCAGTTCGGAGATGGCACAAGCAGCATTTTGGGAATATAATTGAGAGGATAAGAAAGTTTGAAGAAGAGATCAAGAAGGTGGATGATATGGTGAGTAGTGGATCGTATGATGGTATAGTGGAGACAAGAAGAAGGGCGTTAGTGAGGTGCTATGAGAAGTGGTACGTGAGACAGGATATCCACTGGAAACAAATGTCGAGGGCTCAGCATGCTAAAGAGATGGATAGGAATACTAAATATTTTCACAATATTGCTTCggcaagaagaagaaataacagAATAGAGTCATTGGTGATTAATGGAAGAGTAATAAGGAATCAGGCAAGAATAAATGTGGCGATTCGAGACTTCTATAAACGCCTTTACCATCAGGAAACCTCCCCAGCAGTGAGCTTTAGAGATGGCTTAGTAAACAGACTGGAGAGGGAGGAAGCTGAAGTCTTAGAGGTGATGCCATCAGTAAAGGAAGTGAAAAATGCAGTATGGGACTGTGAATCTTCAAAAGCTCCAGGAAAGGATGGGTACAAcatgaattttattaaaaagtgttGGGGGAGATTGGATCGAAATTCACCACAGCGGTGA